In Calypte anna isolate BGI_N300 chromosome Z, bCalAnn1_v1.p, whole genome shotgun sequence, the following are encoded in one genomic region:
- the NANS gene encoding sialic acid synthase isoform X2 codes for MSREFELCPGRRIGGEQPCFIIAEIGQNHQGDLAIAKRMIRMAKDCGADCAKFQKSELEYKFNKKALERPYTSKHSWGKTYGEHKRHLEFSHDQYRELKKYAEEIGIFFTASGMDEMAVEFLHELDVPFFKVGSGDTNNFPYLEKTAKKGRPMVISSGMQSMNTMHQVYQIVKPINPNFCFLQCTSAYPLQPEDVNLRVISAYQTAFPDIPIGYSGHETGIAISVAAVAMGAKVVERHVTLDKTWKGSDHQASLEPNELAELVKAIRTVEKAMGSPVKQLLPCEMACNEKLGKSVVAKVTIPEGAVLTLDMLTVKVGEPKGFPPEAIFDLVGQKVKKKIEEDETITEQAVENHVKKVKC; via the exons ATGTCGCGGGAGTTCGAGCTGTGCCCCGGGCGCCGCATCGGCGGCGAGCAGCCGTGTTTCATCATCGCCGAGATCGGGCAGAACCACCAGGGCGACCTGGCCATCGCCAAGCGCATGATCCGTATGGCCAAG GACTGTGGAGCAGACTGTGCTAAGTTCCAGAAGAGTGAGCTGGAGTACAAATTCAACAAGAAAGCACTGGAAAGACCCTATACCTCTAAACATTCCTGGGGAAAGACCTATGGGGAGCACAAGCGCCACCTGGAGTTTAGTCATGACCAATATAGAGAGCTCAAGAAATATGCAGAAGAGATTggcatttttttcacagcttctgGCATGGATGAG ATGGCTGTGGAATTTCTACATGAACTGGATGTTCCATTTTTCAAAGTAGGATCAGGAGATACAAACAATTTTCCATATTTAGAAAAGACTGCAAAGAAAG GTCGCCCGATGGTGATTTCCAGTGGGATGCAGTCAATGAACACAATGCATCAGGTTTATCAGATCGTGAAGCCCATCAATCCAAACTTCTGCTTCCTGCAGTGCACAAGTGCATACCCACTTCAGCCAGAGGATGTCAATCTCCGTGTTATATCG GCATACCAGACAGCTTTTCCTGATATCCCCATTGGCTATTCGGGGCATGAAACTGGCATAGCCATTTCAGTGGCAGCTGTTGCTATGGGTGCTAAGGTAGTGGAACGCCATGTGACTCTCGACAAAACATGGAAAGGAAGTGACCACCAAGCATCCCTGGAGCCAAATGAACTGGCAGAGTTAGTGAAAGCCATCCGTACAGTGGAAAAAGCAATGGGTTCTCCAGTGAAACAACTCTTGCCCTGTGAAATGGCTTGCAATGAAAAG CTGGGAAAGTCTGTTGTGGCAAAAGTGACGATTCCTGAGGGTGCAGTACTGACACTTGACATGCTGACAGTAAAAGTGGGAGAGCCTAAGGGATTTCCCCCAGAAGCCATCTTCGATCTGGTGGgccagaaagttaaaaaaaaaatcgaaGAAGACGAAACCATCACTGAGCAAGCAGTGGAAAATCATGTTAAAAAAGTCAAGTGCTAA
- the NANS gene encoding sialic acid synthase isoform X1, with protein MPKIKQLQETAVVRAQRAGADCVAFVVCLAARCPGRLCLRQGTHSVHQLVLQDCGADCAKFQKSELEYKFNKKALERPYTSKHSWGKTYGEHKRHLEFSHDQYRELKKYAEEIGIFFTASGMDEMAVEFLHELDVPFFKVGSGDTNNFPYLEKTAKKGRPMVISSGMQSMNTMHQVYQIVKPINPNFCFLQCTSAYPLQPEDVNLRVISAYQTAFPDIPIGYSGHETGIAISVAAVAMGAKVVERHVTLDKTWKGSDHQASLEPNELAELVKAIRTVEKAMGSPVKQLLPCEMACNEKLGKSVVAKVTIPEGAVLTLDMLTVKVGEPKGFPPEAIFDLVGQKVKKKIEEDETITEQAVENHVKKVKC; from the exons ATGCCTAAAataaagcagctgcaggagacagCCGTGGTGAGGGCCCAGAGAGCGGGTGCTGACTGCGTAGCCTTCGTTGTGTGCCTCGCAGCCCGGTGTCCCGGGCGCCTCTGCCTCCGTCAGGGCACGCACAG TGTGCACCAGCTTGTTTTGCAGGACTGTGGAGCAGACTGTGCTAAGTTCCAGAAGAGTGAGCTGGAGTACAAATTCAACAAGAAAGCACTGGAAAGACCCTATACCTCTAAACATTCCTGGGGAAAGACCTATGGGGAGCACAAGCGCCACCTGGAGTTTAGTCATGACCAATATAGAGAGCTCAAGAAATATGCAGAAGAGATTggcatttttttcacagcttctgGCATGGATGAG ATGGCTGTGGAATTTCTACATGAACTGGATGTTCCATTTTTCAAAGTAGGATCAGGAGATACAAACAATTTTCCATATTTAGAAAAGACTGCAAAGAAAG GTCGCCCGATGGTGATTTCCAGTGGGATGCAGTCAATGAACACAATGCATCAGGTTTATCAGATCGTGAAGCCCATCAATCCAAACTTCTGCTTCCTGCAGTGCACAAGTGCATACCCACTTCAGCCAGAGGATGTCAATCTCCGTGTTATATCG GCATACCAGACAGCTTTTCCTGATATCCCCATTGGCTATTCGGGGCATGAAACTGGCATAGCCATTTCAGTGGCAGCTGTTGCTATGGGTGCTAAGGTAGTGGAACGCCATGTGACTCTCGACAAAACATGGAAAGGAAGTGACCACCAAGCATCCCTGGAGCCAAATGAACTGGCAGAGTTAGTGAAAGCCATCCGTACAGTGGAAAAAGCAATGGGTTCTCCAGTGAAACAACTCTTGCCCTGTGAAATGGCTTGCAATGAAAAG CTGGGAAAGTCTGTTGTGGCAAAAGTGACGATTCCTGAGGGTGCAGTACTGACACTTGACATGCTGACAGTAAAAGTGGGAGAGCCTAAGGGATTTCCCCCAGAAGCCATCTTCGATCTGGTGGgccagaaagttaaaaaaaaaatcgaaGAAGACGAAACCATCACTGAGCAAGCAGTGGAAAATCATGTTAAAAAAGTCAAGTGCTAA